The window CCATCATTTTCCTACATTTCCTTTGCTGGCGACTCCTCTGCCAGGTTGGTTTTCGTCTCCCGGCTGGAGCAGGGCCCTTCCCTGGGAATGCAAAACCTCATCCCACCTTACGCCACCCTGATTTCTTCCAGGTCACGACGGCGTTGCTCATAAATcagggaggattttttttctcagcgCTTTTACCTGCGAGCCCGGCGTGGGGTTGAAGCGATATTGGTTGGGCTGAACTCATTAGCGGCGAGCTGGGAGTTGGCAGCTCTGATTTATGAAGCGAAACGATGCTGACAGAATACACAGGGGGAGGATTTTGTTTGTCGCATCTGACACCTGCAGCATCCCAAGGCGGAGGTGACCCAGGGAAATGTGTCCATCTCCTTTGGAAGGGGCGGCTTCCAGCGTCTGCCCTCGGATGTGCTGGCAAAATCCCCTCGTGCCGTCAGTTTGGGGTGTGAAAATTGGTAAGAAATCACTTGGATGTGTTAATTGCAGCTCTGCGGTGGATGGTTTGGCTCATCTCAGGACCTCGGTGTGGCCATCCCGGCTCGTTGAGGATCTGCCAGGTCTCGTCCGTGCTCCTCCGCGAGgagttaaaaaaacacaacgCAAACCCCATCTCGCATTTGTCACCAGAATCGATAGCGGTGTCAGCACTGCTTGGCTGTAATTACTTTTGCTGGTGTGTCAGAGCTCGTGTCTCCCTGCGTGGAGGTAGAGCCCTttcctgggggtggggggaaaggtgAGATGTGTCCCCCCTGGGACGCTCCAGCAGCTTAAAGCTTTTAAACCTTATTCCCCTCCcgcctctctccttttcctggcCTTGCTGAAATAAATAGTTGGATGCTGTTCCATCATATTTTCCaatgtgtttcttctttcctttccctgctccacCCTCTTCACCACTATCTGGTGTTTGGGAAAGACATGCAGCTGATCAAGGGGCACTCGGGGGGTTCCAGGCTGGCCGGTGCCGTTGGTTCCTCGTCTGCACAGATCAGAGCTGGGCGGTTGTCCCCGCTGTGAAGGCAGCAAACGCTGTGGGGGTGCGAGGAAGGAGCCGCCTCTATAttgtagaataaaaaaaatatactggcTTGGATCCCTGAGCTGAGAtttgggggaagaggaggacaaGGTCCCCTGAGCGCAGGAGAGCAGGGACATGTCTTGCGGCGTCCGGGCTGATGAggctccctggggcaggggggtctCCTGGTTGGgactaaaccagaccaattttccgttcagtgatttttcctttcagctcagtctcttctcAGTACCGGCACTTGCTGAAGCTCCctgcgtgttttgcagacagcgtctgcttccagggctgaCAACGCTCggagtttgtagttatcgctgaggcaccggtaggatgtcacgcagaaaggctcttgctgtgcttaTTGCCAGAGagaccaaggtcactgctgaattcctccctaattacgagtgaagagccgcaggggggtcacagctccagggaggagcggacagggcgggtgacccaaaattgaccaacgaggtattgcatcccatacacgtcatccTCAGCATAAAGCGGGGggtcacgagggtcttgctcctCTTCTTTTATGGCCAgtgtcccaagaggactctgtccattttctccTACCCTCAATCCCAacccgtgcatccctgaatccagttcccatccgtcgctgggcccagtctgggccttcccagagcctgccctgcagtgccagtgggaACGTGACTGTCAtggggggagctcgatcttggttttgtatatcatagaatcacagaatcacagcctggtttgggttggaagggaccttaaagaccatctcgTGCCAAACCcccttccaccagaccaggttgctccaagccccatccaacctggccttgaacactgccagggagggggcagccacagcttctctgggcaacctgggccagggtctcaccaccctcacagcaaagaatttcttcctaatatctcatctcaatctcccctctttcagtttaaaaccgttccccctcatcctgtcactccacgcccttgtcaaaagtccctctccagctttcctgtagccccttcaggcactggaaggtgctagaaggtctccccggagccttctcttctccaggctgaccagccccaactctctcagcctgtctccagagcagaggggctccagccctctgagcatcttcgtggcctcctctggactcgctccaacagctccgtgtccttcttgtgttgggggccccagagctggacgcagcactgcagggggggtctaACGAGAACAAAGTAGAGGAGGAAGCTCTTTTCTTTTGAGAGCTTCAGAAACCCTATAAATCTTCTCCAAAAGAACACCCCAGGGCTCCAAtgatgtttgtttttgttgttgttccctAGGGGCTTGAGTCCAGCAAATGACAGCGGagccaaaaagaagaaaaagaaacccaaacggaagaaagagaaaggagatcAGTCCGACCAGGCTCAGGACCAGCCGGTGAAGGTGACCGTCCCCTTCCTGCCATCGCGACCCCACACAACAGCCAGCCCCGAGGAAGGGTCAGCTCCAGGTTCCCCTAAGGAGGAGCTGAAATACAGACCTGGAAGCTCAGCTTACTCATTTTGTCTTTCTACCCTCCTTTTCTGCCCTCAGGTGAACTCTTTACCTGCTGAGAGGATCCAGGAGATTCAAAAAGCCATTGAGCTCTTCTCTGTAGGTCAAGGCCCTGCCAAAACCATGGAGGAAGCCAGCAAGAGGAGCTACCAGTTCTGGGACACGCAGCCGGTGCCCAAGCTAGGTATGTACGGCCGCTCAGCGTTACGTGCTCCTTGGGAGAAGCCTTGTGGTCCCCACGCTGCTCAAAGAAGCCCTCAAAGAAGCCCAGAGAAGCTGGTCCCTGGCCAGCAAGTGAGTCCCTGGATGGTCCCTCTCTGCTGTCCTATCTGGGCTTCAAAAGCATCAATGACACTTGTCCACTGTCCAGCTTCATGGACTGAGCGGCCAGCCCTGCCGTGGGAGAGCTGTGCAGGCGGCTGGGGGGGACGAGAGGGATGAGGAGCCATTTCAGACATCTGATCCGATGCCTCCTGCCTTTGGGCATCACTTAATCTCAGTCTTTAGCCCTTGAATTTGGtctcccagggatggggactccaccactgccctgggcagcctgtgccagtgcttgacgaccctttcagggaagacattgtccctgatctccaatctaaacctcccctggcacaacttgaggccgtttcctctcatcccatcacttgttccttgggagaagagaccgacccccccctcgctacaccctcctttcaggcagttgtagagagcgagaaggtctcccctcagcctccttttctccaggctaaacacccccaggtccctcagccgctcctcatcacgcttgtgctccagacccttccccagctccgttgcccttctctggactcgctccagcacctcaaggtctttcttgttgtgaggggcccaaaactgcacccaggattcgaggtgcggcctcaccagtgccgagtccagggggatgatccctgccctagtcctgctggccacactagtgctgatctTCTGGAGAAGGAGAGGCCCCAAACCCCCCGCTCCTCCGTACACCAAGTTGCTGGCTGTGCTCTGGCTTCCGACCCCTCGCCGTGTCCCAGCATCTCTCATGGTCCTTGCTCAGGAGCAGCTCTGGCACACGGCGTTACGGACACGAGGCTATTTAGGGTCGGGTAACAAAagtgctgtggggttttttggagcCACATTTCAGAGCGTTTCAGCACCTGCTCAAAACAGAGCGGACAGCCAAGGGTGAGCGTTTGTGAAGGGGGCAGTTCTTGCTCTGGGCTTTTCTTCACCTCCCCATTGCCTGGAAACCTTTTCAATCCCTTTTTAAGGGAATTCCTAATTAGCGTGACGTGCTTCTCTTGGCAGCGCTCAAGCGACGCCACTGTGTTGACATCCCCGAGAAAGCCGGTGCTTGAACCGACATCTCTTGGCTGAATCGAGGGGCTTGAGGAGTCGGTGTTTTTTCAACAAAAGTTGTCTTGTTCGCTGTGGCTCCTCTTGGAGCGCGGTGGGAAGGACACCCTGACGCTTGCCAAAGGGCAGGAGCcagagctggcagggagggagccgCGACCCGATGGAGCGGCTCATGGGAAAGTGCTGGCCGAGGCTGGGGTTGTGGGGATGGGGAAGACTGAGGCACCATGTGTGGACCTGGAGGATGTAGCTGTGGCCCTGAAGCTCCAGTCAGTTTGGtcatctcctctctgctgccccaTCAGCTCCACTGTTGCCCCTGAAAGAGGAGTTTTGGTTCTCTGCCCCCAGTGTCGCATTGAACGTGTGGCATGTCCCAACCTGGGTGGGTGAAGTGACAATCCCTGGTTGCCCGTGCCAGGGACCTTGGGTGGGAGATCAGATTGGGGAGGAGAAGCACGTTGGTCACCAGATTGAGGTGTCGTGGACACTTGGCCTCCAACAGCACAGACCATCTTCATGGCTCCCTGCTCTCTTACAGGAGAAGTGGTGAACACCCACGGTCCCGTGGAGCCAGACAAGGACAATATCCGTCAGGAGCCATACACCTTACCCCAGGGCTTCACCTGGGATGCCCTGGACCTCGGGGATAGAGGCGTGGTGAGTACAGGCAGCTCGGCACACATGGGTTGGGAGGCTGTCTCCATTGCAGTTCCATGCTTGGACTGCTGAAGATGGTTTTGGGGATGGGAACGTGTCTTTCACCACACCAAGCAACTCTCCAGCTCAGTGGTCATGCCATCTCCTTGGAGTTAGATGGGTCTGACTTCCCCCACCGTGCAGTTAgctctcccccatcccatgttagaatcatagaatcacagcctgttttgggttggaagggaccttaaagcctatccagtcccaaccccctgccacgggcagggacaccttccaccagaccaggttgttccaagccccatccaacctggccttgaacactgccagggagggggcagccacagcttctctgggcaacctgggccagggtctcaccaccctcacaggaaagaatttcttcctcatatctcatctcaatctcccctctttcagtttaaaaccgttccccctcaacccatcactccacgcccttgtcagaagcccctctccagctttcctgtaggcaaCGTTGGCCGTGTTGGCCTCGTTTCTTCATGGGGATGAACGGGGACTTCTCCACATGCTCTTTAAGCATAAGGATGCCTGAAGCCAGGAGTCTTCCCTTAGGAGGCCCCTCCAGATCATGACCCACCTCCCTGGGAGATGACCCAATCTGTGTGTCCTGCTGCTTACCCTGCTCCGCAGCAGCACCAGTTCAGGAgcccagagccagcagcagggagcaggaggacGTGGGTCCCATTGCTGTGGCCACACAAAAAGTGTTCAGGGTCCCCTCTTGGGGCAGCTGGGGCATGTGATGGCTGAATAACTCCCTTGACCTGCTTGGTCCCTCCTGTTCTAGCTGAAAGAGCTGTACACGCTCCTGAATGAGAACTACGTGGAGGACGATGACAACATGTTCCGGTTCGATTACTCTCCCGAGTTCCTGCTGTGGTGAGTGGCACCACGGCCGCGGAGCAGAGGGTGTTGGATGCTGACAAGGCTGATCCCGGTGACAGCGCTGCAGCTGCCTTTGCTTGTCCCGTCTCATTTCTATCCAAAATCCCCCTCATCTGTCACCGTGCGCACGTGCCGTGTCCCAGGGACGCTGCGAGGGGGGTCTCTCATGCAGCCCTGCCTCCGTCTGCCTTCTTTGAGAGACAGGAGcctaaaaccacatttttttcctctttggttTGATCCCTCGAGTGTTTGTGAAAATCACCGTAGCTGAGGAGCTTCCCAGTGCCCTGGAGCTGTAGGATGAAGGCGGCTGCCAAGTCGTGTTGCCAGCAATAACACTTGGAGACCtgttgcagcagagctgctgtttccTCAGGGCGTTCATGAATCGAGGAACATGATTTTCCTCCTGTGTCACTGGCGAGAACTTGCCTTGGCCACGGAGTGCAGGAATTGCCCTGGATCCTGGTGGTCATCGAATCATGGAagggttttggttggaaaggacctttaagctcatcgagtccaactgttaacccagcactgccaaggccaccactaacccatggccctcagcaccacatctccacggcttttaaatccccccagggatggggactccaccactgccctgggcagcctgtgccagtgcttgacaaccctttcggggaagacattgtccctgatctaaacacccccaggtccctcagccgctcctcatcacacttgtgctccagacccttccccagctccgttgcccttctctggactcgctccagcacctcaaggtctttcttgtcgtgaggggcccaaaactgcacccaggattcgaggtgcggcctcaccagtgccaagtcaCCCTCTCACCCTCCTGCCTGCAAACCCACGGCCGTGTCGGGCAGGACACAGGGCATCCCAGGGCAGCgtggggaggcaggaggcaggagcaggtaTACGAGGGACCTTTAATGGGACGTGACTTCTGAAGCGTGTCTCATCCCCAGGGCACTGCGTCCTCCAGGCTGGTTGCCCCAGTGGCACTGTGGAGTCCGGGTTGTCTCCAGCAAGAAGCTGGTTGGATTTATCAGCGCGATTCCGGCCACTATCCACATCTATGACACGTGAGTGCTGCTCGGCTGCGTTTCTCACCCTACCCCTTGGTGGCACGTGGGGCTTCCTGGGAGCGCTGAGGAGGTCCAGACTGACTGAGCCAAACCTACGCCGTTCAGCCAGGGAGATGCTTTGCTGTTTAGAGGAGAGGGTGGGGAGTATTTAAGGTGGGCGGTGAAGTTCTGTGCAAGGCCATCTTGTAGTTAGCAGCCATGAGGGCTGTTTTCCTCAACAGGCGAGGTCAGTTTAGAGGTCTGTCTTACAGAAATCTCCAGAGCTGGATGGAGACCATTTTCCCTGGGAAAACCTTGGGTAACAACTTAAAGAAGAGTTCTCCAAACCCAGCCCTTGCCCCTTGGCCTTCCCAGAGGCTTTGACTCCTCTTTCTCTTGAAGGGGTTGGAGGTAAATTGCTCAGGGCGTTGGAGCGATCCTTCCAGGTCAGGACACTCTGACCTCATGCTCTGTGTTGTTTCTTTCCCAAGAGAGAAGAAGATGGTAGAGATAAACTTCCTGTGCGTCCACAAAAAGTTACGCTCCAAACGGGTGGCTCCGGTTCTGATCCGTGAGATCACGCGGCGGGTTCATCTGGAGGGGATCTTTCAGGCTGTTTACACTGCGGGGGTGGTGCTGCCAAAGCCTGTGGGGACTTGCAGGTGAGTGTCTATGGTTCTCCAAAAAGATTTTGGTCTACGGACCTTCCAATGCCAGGATCCTCTCTGTGGCGTGTAGCATGTGTGGGGTTCCCGGGGACAGGAGACATCGATTCCAGCCCGAGTTTCTTCTCCCCACACCGTCCTTCCAGTTTTAAGcccatttttttcacttaagcTGCTCATGTATCACAAGACAGGAGACTTTTTGCAGCACAAGTGCTTCGGGCAgctcttgtttttctctgcGGGAGCTGCTGGCCTCTTCACTAGCCAGCACAATGTTCTCGCTTGCCCTCTCACGGCAGCTACGAGAACCTCGTGCCCGTGCGACCATCCCAGTGCCCAAGAACAAGTGTCCCACCACCAGTGTGTTTCTGCAGGTACTGGCACCGATCCCTGAATCCTCGGAAGCTCATCGAGGTCAAATTTTCCCACCTCAGCAGGAACATGACTATGCAACGTACCATGAAGCTTTACCGGTTGCCCGAGGTGGGTGTCAGCCGTGGAGGCAGAGCTTCCCAATTGCTCCTCACTGAGCAAGGGCTGAGGCTGGGAACTGGAGAGACAAACATCTCGGCCGAGGTCGAGTCCTCTGCCTGGAGAGCTGGGCTTTATTTCATGTAGTAAATGACTCTGTCAAGCCATTGCGCtttatttaatctttattttttgccCGAGTGCCTACGTTTTAAGGGCAGATTCTTGCAGCTAGAGAACCCTGTGAGCTTTTGTTTCACGGTGAGTCATAGCCTGTCCTCCCAGTTAAACGAGAACAGATATGACAGCCTTCATCTGTCCAAACGCGGCCTCGGAGTGACCTTGAATTGGGTTAGTCCCTCATTTCTCAGTTAAACTGATCGGCTCTGTCACTGCTGGGGAAGTTCCTCAGCTGgatatgggagaaaaaaaaaagacacccaAGCTTTAAAATTGCCCCCACCTTCCCCGACCTTGTTGGCTTCCTTCTGTCGGGCAGAGCCGCTCGTTTCGTTGGAGAGTGTTGCTTTAGTGCTGGGCAGCACGTGgctcctgcctcctgcctctcaCCGTGGCGAAGGCACCGGCTGCTCTTCCGGAGCTACTGATTTTTGAGCAGAAACCCACACCCAGAAGCAGTCGGTGCTGCTTATTCTGGGCTTTGCTGAGCGATCCTACGTTAGAAATCGAGTCCAACTGGAAATAACATCAGGTGGTTCCTTGCAGTGCCTGGGGCACATCTCGCAGCCCGTCCCCACCGTGTACGGGAGGAGAGACCTGGAGGGAAGCTGAGATCTTGTGGTGTTAGGGGGTAGGAGGCCACTTCCAGCGGGATTGGACCCGGCACGTGGGGCTTTGGGACCTGTGGTCTTTGCCATCGGTGCCAGGGCCGATTGCATCCACCCTTCCACAGgactggggggaaaaatgctGGGTTGTGGGACTGAAAATGGGCTGATGTAAGCAGAGAGCACCTCCATGTCGCTTGTCAGAGAGCCCTGGGGTGATAAAAGCCACCGTGCAAACAGTTTGTCCCACTTTCTGTAGACTCCCAAGACTCCCGGCTTGCGGCCGATGGAGCACAGAGACATCTCCGCGGTGCACAAACTCTTGACCGAGTACCTGAAGCAGTTCCACCTGACGCCCGTCATGAGCCGAGAGGAGGTGGAGCACTGGTTCCTACCTCAGGAGAACATCATCGACACCTTTGTGGTAGAGgtgaggaggcaggaggaggacagggaggtgttTTCCTGGGCTTCTGCCTTCACTGGAAGAGCGTGTGTTGAGCGACTGGGGAGGTTTCTGCCCGGGCAGTGGGATGCCCTTCCAGGGTGGGAGGTttgagctgctggaggatgGTGCCTCCATCCTGGGCTGCCCCGAGTCTCCTTGCGGGGAGCCTACACATCACTCAGACTAGCAAAGCCCCTCTAAGGTTCCAGTCAGGCTTAATCCTGCCTCTGACATCTTGTGGTGTCACTTCTGGCTTCCAGAGCGCCCCAGGGGAGGTGACAGATTTCCTGAGCTTCTACACGCTGCCCTCCACCATCATGAACCACCCGACTCACAAGAGCCTGAAAGCTGCTTACTCCTTCTACAACGTTCACACCAAGACGCCTCTCATCGACCTCATGAGCGATGCTCTCATACTCGCCAAGTCGGTGAGTGGTGGCGGGGCTGGGGTGGCACCGCCGGGCACCAGGCAGCTCACCAGGCACTGGGCAGCTCACTGGGCAGCTCACCAGGCACTGGGCAGCTCACTGGGCAGCTCACCGGGCACTGGGCAGCTTACTGGGCAACTCACCGGGCACCGTGCAGCTCACTGGACAACTCACTGGGCACTGGGCAGCTCACTGGGCAGCTCACTGGGCACTGGGCAGCTTACTGGGCAGCTCACCGGGCACCGGGCAGCTCACTGGGCACTGGGCAGCTCACTGGGCACCGGGCAGCTCACCAGGTACTGGGCAGCTTACTGGGCAGCTCACTGGGCACCGGGCAGCTCACTGGGCACTGGGCGGCTTACCAGACACCGGGCAGCTCACCAGGTACTGGGCAGGTTACTGGGCAGCTCACTGGGCACTGGGCAGCTTATTGGGCAGCTCACTGGGCACCAGGCAGCTCACCAGGCACTGGGCAGGTCACTGGGCAGCTCACCAGGCACTGGGCAACTCACTGGGCACCGGGCAGCTCACCACTCATGTGACTGCCCCAGGTTCCTGGG is drawn from Nyctibius grandis isolate bNycGra1 chromosome 26, bNycGra1.pri, whole genome shotgun sequence and contains these coding sequences:
- the NMT1 gene encoding glycylpeptide N-tetradecanoyltransferase 1, translated to MAEDSETAVRRPPARPPRPSAEDNDHEHCSDCENEAEHGSNRGGLSPANDSGAKKKKKKPKRKKEKGDQSDQAQDQPVKVNSLPAERIQEIQKAIELFSVGQGPAKTMEEASKRSYQFWDTQPVPKLGEVVNTHGPVEPDKDNIRQEPYTLPQGFTWDALDLGDRGVLKELYTLLNENYVEDDDNMFRFDYSPEFLLWALRPPGWLPQWHCGVRVVSSKKLVGFISAIPATIHIYDTEKKMVEINFLCVHKKLRSKRVAPVLIREITRRVHLEGIFQAVYTAGVVLPKPVGTCRYWHRSLNPRKLIEVKFSHLSRNMTMQRTMKLYRLPETPKTPGLRPMEHRDISAVHKLLTEYLKQFHLTPVMSREEVEHWFLPQENIIDTFVVESAPGEVTDFLSFYTLPSTIMNHPTHKSLKAAYSFYNVHTKTPLIDLMSDALILAKSKGFDVFNALDLMENKTFLEKLKFGIGDGNLQYYLYNWKCPSMAPEKVGLVLQ